The proteins below come from a single Mya arenaria isolate MELC-2E11 chromosome 6, ASM2691426v1 genomic window:
- the LOC128239059 gene encoding uncharacterized protein LOC128239059, giving the protein MQMRLNFNLGGFVEVALPCSKNRKLFVAEVIDVQEDEVLFRYMKAARGGFKWPTVEDVSWEHHSSVTRHLDNPVLDIQKSSNHVQIFKLNQTLTLSQGRTLFLTSRRVQTVFRFLS; this is encoded by the exons ATGCAAATGAG gttGAATTTCAACTTGGGTGGATTCGTGGAAGTTGCCTTGCCATGCAGTAAAAACAGAAAACTGTTTGTAGCAGAG GTTATTGATGTCCAGGAGGATGAAGTGTTGTTTCGCTACATGAAAGCTGCCAGAGGTGGATTTAAATGGCCAACAGTTGAAGATGTCAGCTGGGAGCATCATTCATCAGTTACTCGCCACCTTGATAACCCTGTTCTTGACATCCAGAAGAGTTCAAACCATGTtcagatttttaagttaaatcaGACTTTGACTTTATCACAGGGGAGAACCCTGTTCTTGACATCCAGAAGAGTTCAAACGGTGTtcagatttttaagttaa